A genomic stretch from Caballeronia sp. LZ062 includes:
- a CDS encoding N-acyl homoserine lactonase family protein: protein MSAKLKVVAMPTGWLTVDRSSQVYGRYFGQPIKVPVWSTAIVGASKKIVVDTGIHDPGWVSSFVCPCNQAPEERLERALKEYVGWGADEVDIVINTHLHYDHSGGNTLFKNARFIVQAQEWEYAGRPLPTQATYYQEFLIGREPLAYFRWQFVHGVADIVPGVRVVPTPGHTPGHQSVAVDTEEGVVLIAGDCANCMENIVDLVPVGIVHETLAEMRSLARIRQIADFVIPGHDPNVVAGSAGIALPASARLPHVVKEA, encoded by the coding sequence GTGAGCGCGAAGCTGAAAGTCGTCGCGATGCCGACGGGATGGCTCACCGTCGATCGCTCATCGCAAGTCTATGGCCGTTATTTCGGTCAACCGATCAAAGTGCCCGTGTGGTCCACGGCAATCGTCGGGGCGAGCAAGAAGATCGTGGTCGATACAGGCATCCACGATCCGGGCTGGGTTTCCAGCTTCGTCTGCCCGTGCAATCAGGCGCCGGAAGAAAGGCTCGAACGCGCGCTGAAGGAATACGTCGGCTGGGGCGCGGACGAGGTCGATATCGTCATCAACACGCATCTGCACTACGACCACTCCGGCGGCAATACGCTCTTCAAGAACGCGCGATTCATCGTGCAGGCGCAGGAATGGGAATACGCGGGTCGCCCGCTGCCGACGCAGGCCACTTATTACCAGGAGTTCCTCATCGGCCGCGAGCCGCTTGCGTACTTCCGCTGGCAGTTCGTGCACGGCGTCGCCGATATCGTGCCGGGTGTGCGCGTCGTGCCGACGCCGGGTCACACGCCGGGCCATCAGTCCGTCGCGGTCGATACGGAAGAAGGCGTCGTGCTGATCGCGGGAGATTGCGCGAACTGCATGGAGAACATCGTCGATCTGGTGCCGGTGGGCATCGTGCACGAGACGCTCGCCGAAATGCGGTCGCTTGCGCGCATACGCCAGATCGCCGACTTCGTGATTCCCGGACACGATCCCAACGTCGTGGCGGGAAGCGCGGGCATCGCATTGCCGGCGAGCGCGCGCTTGCCGCATGTTGTGAAAGAGGCGTAA
- a CDS encoding 3-keto-5-aminohexanoate cleavage protein produces the protein MATKRKVIITCAPTGAIHTPSMSPYLPVTPQEIGDAALAAAKEGAAIIHLHARDPNDGRPTQDPAVFQEFLPRIKAETDAVINLTTGGSPHMTVAERLKPAHHFQPEVASLNMGSMNFGLYPMLDRFKELKHDWERKHLENSRDLVFKNTFADIEYILTSCGANGTRFEFECYDISHLYNLAHFVDRGLAKPPFFVQSVFGLLGGIGAHPEDLAHMKRTADRLFGSDYVWSILGAGRNQIALGSIGVAQGSNVRVGLEDSLWIEPGKLADSSAAQVRKIKQVIEGLSLDIATPAEARQMLQLKGADNTNF, from the coding sequence ATGGCAACGAAACGCAAGGTCATCATCACCTGCGCACCGACCGGCGCTATTCATACGCCGTCGATGTCGCCGTATCTGCCGGTCACCCCGCAGGAAATCGGCGATGCCGCGCTCGCCGCCGCGAAGGAAGGCGCCGCGATCATTCACCTTCACGCTCGCGACCCGAACGATGGCCGTCCGACGCAGGACCCTGCCGTGTTTCAGGAGTTTCTGCCGCGCATCAAAGCGGAAACCGACGCGGTCATCAATCTGACGACCGGCGGCAGCCCGCACATGACGGTGGCCGAGCGCCTGAAGCCCGCTCATCACTTTCAGCCGGAAGTCGCATCGCTGAACATGGGTTCGATGAACTTCGGGCTCTATCCCATGCTCGATCGCTTCAAGGAGCTCAAGCACGACTGGGAGCGAAAGCATCTCGAGAACAGTCGCGATCTCGTGTTCAAGAACACGTTCGCGGATATCGAATACATCCTCACGTCCTGCGGCGCGAACGGCACGCGCTTCGAGTTCGAGTGCTACGACATCTCGCACTTGTACAACCTCGCGCATTTCGTGGATCGCGGGCTGGCAAAGCCGCCGTTCTTCGTGCAGAGCGTATTCGGGCTTCTGGGCGGCATCGGTGCGCATCCGGAAGACCTCGCACACATGAAGCGGACCGCCGATCGCCTGTTCGGCAGCGATTACGTTTGGTCGATTCTCGGCGCGGGCCGCAACCAGATCGCGCTCGGGTCCATCGGCGTCGCGCAAGGGTCCAACGTGCGCGTCGGACTGGAAGACTCGCTGTGGATCGAACCCGGCAAGCTCGCCGATTCCAGCGCGGCGCAGGTGCGCAAGATCAAACAGGTGATCGAAGGGCTGTCGCTCGATATCGCGACGCCCGCTGAAGCGCGCCAGATGCTGCAACTGAAGGGCGCGGACAACACCAACTTCTGA